The genomic DNA CACCCTGGCCCTGACCGCACGGTCACCGGCACAGGCTGCATCGCCGGGGGAAGTGACGGACATTCTTGGCTTGTTGCAAGTAAGTGATAGAACTGAGTGGGTGACATTTCGTCCTGGAGAAGAGgacccctcccaccaccccagaCTTGCTGCTCCCCTCTCGAGGCTGGAGAGACCCTGCCGGTCCCCTCTGTACCCCCCTGGGTTGGACCATGTACCAGGGCCTGGGCATCTGGGAAGGACCTTCCTCGTTGCACTGGCCGGAAGGCGAGCACGGAGAACAGCCCCGTGAAGCCCTCCTACGGGATGCCATTCCCTGCACATCACTGCACGGGGAGGATGCGTCCGAGGCACCGCTGGGGCTTTCCCGGGACGAGGAAGAAAGCCTTTCTGGAGAAATCCGTGTGCTCGTTTGAGAATTTGTGGCAGATAGGGAGCTTACAGCCACACTTGGTGAGGACACTGGCTCCCTTCTCCGGGCCCCCCGTGCTTGTGAGGTCGTCAGGGAGGCCCGGTGGTAGGGGGCGTGATGAGATCAGATGCGGGGCTTCTTGTTTGGGGTCTCCAGTTAAAAGATTTGCTCACTGAGGACATGCTTTCAGAACCAGCTAACCTTTCTGTGTCTCGACTAAGCGGACTCGTGCCAGTTTTCACTGGTTGCATGTGGTGGAGCCAGTCGTCTGCTTGAAAGTCTTTCCTGAAGCTGGTTTCCCTTAGAAACGAGAACCAGGCCCCGGTTCCATCGCCCTGTTTATGAAGTTTTCAAAGCACTTCACCCCACCCACACCGCATACTGGTCCGGAGGGGGACAGGGCCCCACTTCATGCTCTGGAAACCCCGGGCACAGGGAGTGAGACTCTCCTCTGAGGCCACATGCGGTGGAAGCCACCCAAGTTGATCTTTCTCTGCCCTGACCTGCATGGTCTTTGTTCCACAAATGCCGGTGGCCTGCGGGGGAAGGGGGCGCGTTGTGGGCAGCGTACCAAGGCAAGGCCTCCTGGCCGGGAGCCCTTGGCGGGGGCGCCCCTGCAGAAAGCGGGTGTCTGCACAGCCAGCTGTGCTCTTGGGAACCCAGAGGCCTGTTAGGCTCTTAATACAAGGCTGTGTGTGGCCACGCCGGTTCAGTCCAGACCAGATAGGAGTCAGCGTGCTCACCGCCAAGCCCCGGTGTGGGCCGTTCTTAACTGCAGGGACTCAGTGGTCactcctcccccttcccaaaGAAGCGTGGCTTCtgacagggctgggggagggggagggggtgtgtgtggacAAGAACCCAGGGGACTTGGGGTGGCagtagaggccagggaggaaAGACCCAAGCCGCGACTCACCACGGAGGTGTCCGTCCTACGGCCGCAAGTCACAGACTTCCCAGGAAACGAGCCAGGCGGAACCAGAAGCAGCCGTACAAGCTCTTCCGTAGTTCCAAGTGCCCTGTTACCTGCAGCAACTAAGTGGGTCCCTGCCCTGCGGTGCACGTTCCCGGCCCTGGAGAAATGACAGCCCAGGCGCGGCCCCTCATGGTAGGGCAGTGACGACAGTCCAAGTGCATTTTATTGCCAGTCTGACTCTTCAACACAAGGAAAGACTAAAGGCAAAGCAGAAGAGCTGGTTCCTTGTGCTCGTGTCCAGACCGTGGCTGGTACCGGAGCACCCTGCGGGCGGGGGGAGCTGCCGGTCCTTTCCTCCCAAGCACTCCCGGGGCGGGGGCCCAAGGAACACACGTTCTTGCAAATCCTCCTcccagtgggggcagggcaggcccaCAGTGGAGCGGGGCTGCGGCCAGGCTGCCGGGCACAAAGGTGCCCTTGATCTGGACGACGGCAGGCAGGCGTCCTAGTTCTTGGGCTTTTTGTGGCTGAGCTGGGGAGGCCTTCGAGAGGTCTGGCCGTCACctcatgaggaggggagggaaggaggcaggggggaggtgggggcggcaAAGGGGAACAGGCAGAACGGGGCCTCCAGGGCAGGAGCAGCCAGATCAGGGTCATGAAGGACAGGACACAGGAGGGTCACCATAGATTCCGGCGGAACAAACTCCCGGAGTGACCGCACAGCACCTGTGCCCGCCGGGCCCTCATCTCCCCAAAGGTCCTGTCCTCCACACTCCCGTCCCCGATGCCTTGGAGCGAGGCCCAAGGAGAAAGGGCAATGCTAGGCCCCTCTGGAGCAGTCTGCTTTGCTTGAGGCCACCCCAGCCCCATCGCCATGGACTCAGTGCCCGAAAGCTACAAGTAGGTGAAAGCTACAAGTAGCTACCACATCTTGCCTATGTCCCCAACAGCCAGCATGGACTGACCGTTCATCGCTAACCTCAGACCTTGAGTTCAAAAGGCAGGGGAGGTCCTACCCAAAGTCCCTCTCCTGGGGCCCTGCTTCTCAGGGTGAATACAAACTCACGAAGGAAAGCTTGAACTCAGAATATTACAGATGTTCCATGTGTTTCCTGAAGACGTTGTGGCTCAGGCCTGCTAGATCCTGGCTGCGCTCACGAGTGCCTGTTGCAGATGGAGAACCGGCCCCTGATCCTTTGGGTTCAGCGAGGGCTGGGGACCTCGGGGACACTGATCCGGTCCGTGGGGTGGGGGACCACACCCCGTGGAGGCTCCGCAGCCGAGATGGGGCGGCCACCCCAGGCCCAGGCCTGCCTGCTGGCCCCCTCGGGAGCCTAGTAGTTCACGAGCTGAGCCGGGTAGATGCCATCCTTCTTGTCCAGCTGCAGGAGTCAGAGTTGAGGGGCTCAGCGAACGTGGCTGGGCCCCCACACACCCTACCTCCCCTCGGCCCCCTGcagccttcccacccccaccgTCCTCCCCGTGTTGCTGAAGCAGCATTTCTGCCCTGAGTCCCGCAGACtggggagcagagacagggacggcacccccggggcccctccctgccccagtgcCAACGCTCAGCACCTGCTGGTCCTGCCGGGCTGCCACACTGGGCTTCTGGGCTAGGGGTGGCTTCCTGGAGGTCCCACCACGGGGGGCAGCACTGGGTCGGCTGGGCTCCTCCGCGCTCAGTGTCCCCACGCCGCCAGCCAGCACGTAGTGCTGCTTCCGCAGCTCCCCCAGCCGCATACGCTCCGCCTCCAGCGTCTTCTCCAGCTCCAGGACACGAACCTGCAGCCCCGCGTGCCCGCTCAGCACGGCCGTGTGGCCCACCCTGCCCGCCCTCCCAGAGCTGGGCCCTCGAGGAGGAGCGGGAGGCACGGAGGCCAGCCGCAGGCACCCACCTGGGTCTCCATCTCCTGCTTCTTCAGCTTGATGAGGGACAGGCCGGAGAAGTCCATGGTGTCTGTGGCCAGAACGGGACAGGGTTAGTGCCTCtgcacccgcccccaccccggctgcGGCCAGGGCCCGGGCTCACCTCTTTCTTCGATCTGCTCCTGGCCTGATCTGGTGGAGGCCACCACGTTGGCGGCCATCTCGTTGACGGTGCGGGAGCACTCCTGCAGGCGGCTCAGGTGCGGGCTGTGTTTGTCTGCCTTCACCTGGGGGGGCGCGGGGGCAGGTCAGCCTCACCCCTAGCACGTGGGGCCCGTCTGCCACAGCCCAGACCTGAGAGGCCGCTGCGCGTGAAGCCTCACCTTGGAGGCCGCCACCAGCTGGGCCGTGCTGGCTGCGATCTCGTGCGAACAGACGATGAGCTCTTCGTACTTGCCCGTGTGGAGCACCACCCTGTCGGCCGACTCCCTGCGGGCAGAGCCGGGTGGGGCCTGGGTCTCCGACCCTCGGGACCCCGGGCCGCCTCCACGCTCCCTCCCCAGACCCTGAGCACCGAACACCCTGCCGCCCCCCACCTGGGGCGACATACACCAGCTGCGTGGCTCCCCAGCCCACGGCCTTGGAGGCGGAGATGAGGCCTTCGGTCCACCTGGAGTTCTTGGCATAAAATTCCTGCTGCGTGGCTGCCCCCTAGCGACaacaggagggcagggcagggcgggggggacCAGTCAGTGACGGTGCAGGTGGGaacggagccccacatggggcccctCTGCCTTCACCTCAGCCACGAGGGTACGTCCCTGGGCCGCGGCGGGATTCAGGCGGGAACCCCGGGCGCACCGTGCGCAtcactgggtggggggagggtgtcgGATCACTGCACGCTCCGGGAAGCTCGTGCCTGAAGGAGCCCTGAGGTCAGCTGAAGCCCAGGGTGGAGTGATCCGGAGGGCTCTGAGCTCACGCCCCCTTCGGGAATCGGGCCCGCTCACCCTGCCGCCCTCCACGATTTCCTTCTGCAGGCTGGTGGACGTTGTCACCAAGAGCCGGATGGCCTGCCAAGACCAAAACACATGTCACTCTTGGGGTGGTCTTCCCAGGCACGCAGCCCACCCTGGGGTCGCAGTCAGCCACTCACCTTCATCAGGTCTGTGCACGAATTGAGGATCCTGAAGCAAGCAGGGAGGTGCaggggcgggagagagagagaaagagagagaggaatctaCAGCGTGACCCTGGAGAGCCTGCCCTCCGCGTGGACCACCACGGGGCCCGACACGGCTGTTCAGCAGGCCGGGCTGCACTTGTTCCCGGTCCCTTGTGGAGAGCTAGGCAGGCAGGACAGAACACCCCGGGGTCTGGGGGGCTCGGGAGTGGTGAAGTGGGGCTCACCTCTCGTTCACCTCTAGCTTCACCCCGGAGCTGGCATGGCGGGCCTGGTTCATCATGTCCTACAGCCAGTGACAGAGGTCAGCGGGCTGAGAGGGCGGTGTGAGAGGAAGGGGGATGCGGTGCCGGAccagcccccccccgccccccaaaacgGCCACGGGGCCGTCCGCCCCGTGCACGGGAGCGCAGAGGCGGGCAGAGCCTGCACTCAGCCCAGCGCAGCCCCCGGGGCTCCTGCAGAAACCGGAGGAGCCCCCGCACCCCAGGCCTCACCTCGATCCTCCGCACGGCGTCTTCGATGGCCGCGGACGTGGCCGCCATCTCCTTGTCCACCACGGCCCCGAGCTCCTCCTGACGCACGTCCAGGCTCTTGGGCTTCAGCTCCTGGGGAAGAGGCATCTAGGAGTCAGGCGGGGCGGACTGGAGTCCCAGCAACCCCGGGGGAGCCTGGGAGAGGCTGGAGCGGCGCTCTGTCCCTGCCCCGTGTCCTCCAGCTGCCAGCGCCACAAATGAACACCGGTTCGGCCCGAAGTAAAGGCGGGTGCGGGGAAGTTGGGGCCCGGAGCCTCACCCCAGCGTCCTCACCCCTGCGGACCCCCACCCGGCGCCGCGGCCGCACACCTCACCTGGCCCAGCTGAAGGATGCCCCGCAGCGGGGTCCGCACCAGGCCGGGCTGGGCCTGCTGCAGGGtctgctgctgctgcagctgcCCCACGAGCTCCAGAGCCCGGGCCCCGCACTCCCGGCACGTGTCAATCAGGCCTGGGTGGGGAGAGGTCCGTCAGGGGCCAGCACCCGGGAGCCCCGGAAGATGCCCCCGCACCGGGTCCGACGCCAGGACCGGTGTGTAGGCCCCTGCCTTCCCTGGGTCCACACGGGCCCCAGGTGGGAGTCAAGCCCAGGGCCCACTTACGGTCGGCAGGGTCGGTGGGTGCCAGGTGGGAGGTGGCACCACCGTTGACGATGGTGTCTGCGGCCACGTGGGAGAAGTGGGTCAGGGCTGCCACCAGCACAGAGGCGTCTGTGGGGGAAGGAGAAACGGAACCCTCACGCCACTGCCACAGGGCGAGGCCGGGCAGGCTGCTCACGTCCTCTGCCCACAAGCCTAACAGGCACCAGGGCCCGGAGAAGAAACAGGCTcgggggatgggaggtggggggggagaagaggaaggtcACGGGGAAGAAGAGCCTACACCACGTCAAGCGGCTAGACAGCAGCCAAGCCGGGAACAAAGCTAGGTCTGGGTGATCCCAGGCTCCCCGGCAGGCAGGAATGGGCTCCCGGTGGGCGTGTGCAGGGGGCACGGCTCTGGGAAGCTCCCCAGTGGCAGGAGGCAGCCATGGCCGGTGGAATGGGCACCCCACCGCCGTGCTCACCTGACCCGGACACCAGGTACTGGGCATGGCCCTTCTCCAGGGCGCTCACAGCGTCCAGGGCTGCCTGGGCCCTGCTCACCAAGTAGTCTGTGGGCACAGGGAGAGGCGGTCAGGGGCGGAGCCTGCCTGAGGCCTCATCGCCTTCCGCCCCTCTTCTCAGGGCGGGCTGAGCACCCCACCGGGCAGGGAAGGAAAGGCCCTACCCGGTGAGCTGGTGCAGCGCAGGTGCAGGGGGTCATCCAGCTTGGCCACGGCGTCCTGCAGGATGCGCTGGGCCTCGGTGGCAGTGGCCCGGAGCACTGCAAACTGCTCATCCACAAGCCTACGCCGCAGTTCTTGCTCCTGAGActcctggggggaaggggagaggcggCTTGGACATCCCAACCGAGGGTCAGCGCTATGGCAGCCAGGCAGGCGGTCAGCTGGGACCCTCGCTGGGGAGGGAGGTCTGAGGAGAGGCCCCGCACCGACCCCCTGCTTGGACTGCTCCATCACGAGCCCGCGGGCAGCTTGGCAATAATGACaaccaatggggcgcctgggcagctcagtcagttgagtgtccaactttggctcaggtcacgatctcaatagttcgtgaattcgagctccgcgttgggctctctgctgtcagcaaagagcctgcttggatcctctgtccaccctcctctgcccctcccccaccctatctccaaaaaacaaaagacaaccaagttaaaaagcagacaaaagatctgaacaaacatttctccccAAATACACAAAAGGCAatgaacacacacaaaagacattCAACACCATAAACCCTTAGGGAAATGCGAgacaaaaaaaccacaatgagataccatctcacacccaCTAGGGTGGCTAAAACGACCACAGACAGTAACAAGTGCTGTTAAGGTTGTAGGGAAATTGGGGCAGTGGTTAAGTgtttgtctgactttggctcaggtcgtgatctcacagttcgtgagttcgagcccacagagcctgcctcagacctctgtcctctgtttctctgcccctccaccccggccgGTTcgctttttctcaaaataaacttaaaaaaaaaaaaaaaaggttccccAGAAATGGACAACTGCATACGTTCCTGGCAGGAACAGAAACGGCACAGCCCCTCTGGTTCATGGCGTTACCCCCAACTGCCAAAGTGAAAACACCCACCAACTGATGAACAAGTACACACAATGCATTCTGGCCGTGGGACACTACTGGGCCACGACACTTGGATGAACCTGGCCAACACTGCTCGGTGAGAGAAACCAGTCCTATCGTGAGGTCCCGTCCACCTGCAATGTCTGCAATAGGTCGATCCAGAGGGGagaggttgccaggggctggggctgtcAGAGGGGCGTGGGGATTAACTCCTTCGTGGGTGaagagtttctttttggagtggTAAAAATATTCTGGAAGTACAGGGCGGACGCGCAACCCTTCGGTCGATTGGGAAGCAGGCCGGGTCTCGACGCAGCTGTTgctgtggtgggggaggggggagccggGGCGTCACCTTGTCCGCCAGCTGCCTCTGCAGCTCAGCCGTCTCCCGAGAGCCGCGCTGCTGCTCCTGGCTCAACGCCGCCTCCTTCTCCCGCACCAGGCCCTGGGCCGCCAGCAGGTCCGCCTCCTGTCGCTGCACCGCACTGCTCAGCTCGGCCTTCTCTGCGCTCAGTGCGTCCAGCCTGGAGCTCAGCTCGGAGCCGCTCTGCAAACACCCGGCACGTGAGCAGGGTGGCCTTGCCCGCACCCCGTCCCCACCCAGGTTCACGGACCACCCCCGAGAGCCACGTTCTCCTTAATCTCCCCTTAGAGAACTTCCCGAAGGCCAGGGCCCCCTTCCCGTGTCCCCTGGGTCAGAGCTGCACCCCAGGACTGAACCAAGCTACTGGCATCCGGGCATGGCCCCGCTCACGGGAAAGAGGACCCTAACTCCTGCCCGGCCGGCTCCCGGAGGCCACCCCACATGCAGCGGCCATACCTGCTCCGTGCGGCTCAGGGCCTCCCGCGTGCGCACCAGCTCTCCCGCCTTGGCCTCCAGCTCCCTCTTGAGCTTCTCCAGCAGGTCAGTCTGCTCCTCCAGCTGGGACAGGACAGCGTGTCACGGCgggcagggtggaggtgggggaagcgACACCAGAGTCGGGGCCACGGGGGCCCACGCACGCCCGGGACGCACCTTCAGCTCGGACTCCCGTCTCTCTTGCTCCATCTGGAAGGCCAGCTGCTCCTTCACCCGCGCCACCTCCTCCTGGCTCTGCTGGGTCACCGTCAGCTGCTTGGCCGTGTCCGCGTTCTGCGCAGGTGAGGCACAGGCTCACGCTCCGCCACCGCCAGGGGGCCCCACTCAGCGTCCGCCCGTCACGCCCGTGCCTCCACCTACCTTCCTGAGCAGCTCGGCGTGTGTGCTGATGAGCTCGCT from Prionailurus viverrinus isolate Anna chromosome D3, UM_Priviv_1.0, whole genome shotgun sequence includes the following:
- the HIP1R gene encoding huntingtin-interacting protein 1-related protein — its product is MNSIKSVPARVLSRRPGHSLEAEREQFDKTQAISISKAINTQEAPVKEKHARRIILGTHHEKGAFTFWSYAIGLPLPSSSILSWKFCHVLHKVLRDGHPNVLHDCQRHRSNIREIGDLWGHLHDRYGQLVNVYTKLLLTKISFHLKHPQFPAGLEVTDEVLEKTAGTDVNNIFQLTVEMFDYMDCELRLSESVFRQLNTAIAVSQMSSGQCRLAPLIQVIQDCSHLYHYTVKLMFKLHACLPADTLQGHRDRFHEQFHSLRNFFRRASDMLYFKRLIQIPRLPEGPPNFLRASALAEHIKPVVVIPEEAPEDEEPENLIEISTGPPAGEPAVVADLFEQTFGPPNGSLKDDRDVQIETLKREVETLRAELEKIRLEAQRYVSQLKGQVNTLEAELEEQRKQKQKALVDNEQLRHELTQLQAAQREGERNQGLREEAEKRASATEARYQKLKEKHSELISTHAELLRKNADTAKQLTVTQQSQEEVARVKEQLAFQMEQERRESELKLEEQTDLLEKLKRELEAKAGELVRTREALSRTEQSGSELSSRLDALSAEKAELSSAVQRQEADLLAAQGLVREKEAALSQEQQRGSRETAELQRQLADKESQEQELRRRLVDEQFAVLRATATEAQRILQDAVAKLDDPLHLRCTSSPDYLVSRAQAALDAVSALEKGHAQYLVSGSDASVLVAALTHFSHVAADTIVNGGATSHLAPTDPADRLIDTCRECGARALELVGQLQQQQTLQQAQPGLVRTPLRGILQLGQELKPKSLDVRQEELGAVVDKEMAATSAAIEDAVRRIEDMMNQARHASSGVKLEVNERILNSCTDLMKAIRLLVTTSTSLQKEIVEGGRGAATQQEFYAKNSRWTEGLISASKAVGWGATQLVESADRVVLHTGKYEELIVCSHEIAASTAQLVAASKVKADKHSPHLSRLQECSRTVNEMAANVVASTRSGQEQIEERDTMDFSGLSLIKLKKQEMETQVRVLELEKTLEAERMRLGELRKQHYVLAGGVGTLSAEEPSRPSAAPRGGTSRKPPLAQKPSVAARQDQQLDKKDGIYPAQLVNY